TCGCCTAATTGGCCTTTAAAAAGGGCTAAAATAGCAAGATTTCTTCGCCCTGATTAGCGTACTCTTGCTTATTCCGGTCATTTTCTCTACCTGAGAATACGAATTATTCTTTAAGAGAGATAAGGCGTGTTCAAGCTGCTGCTTGCTGTACTTCTTTGGCCGTCCCTCTTTAAAATCAGGATTATTTTTTGCTATAGCCTTTCCCTCTTGTGTTCTTTCAACAATCATATCCCTCTCAAATTCTGCGAAGGCAAAAAAAATATTTCTGATTAAGTTGCTTGTGGGGGTATTGTCCATCGTACCAATATTTAAAATATTAACCTTTATTCCTTTGCTAATTAAGCTGTTAACTAATTCGCTACCCTGGCTCATGCTCCGGGCTATTCTATCAAGTTTGGTAACAATAAGTGTATCCCCTTTTTTTATTTCTGCTAATAACTTACTCAATTCTGGCCGTTCTTTTTTAGTTCCCGTGAAGCTGTCTTTATAAATGACCTGAGCGCCATTATCCTTAAGTTGGCGCTCCTGACTCTCTAAACTATTTCCGTCTTTGGCCTGGCCTTTTGTGCTTACTCTGGCATATCCGTAAATCATTGTTTTTTCTCCCTTGATTTTGACTATAAGTTATGACACCGCTCAATGCCTTTATTATACGTCATTTTTAAATCGGTGTCAATACTCAAAAAGTTTTGAATATGATAATATATTTTCTTTAATATATCGGCGCTTTGTTGGAGCTATAGAATATGTTACAATAATACTTAAAATTAAGATTTTAACAAAGGGGTATAGCACCATGATTAATATAATAGACTCGCACTGCGGAAGCGGTAAAAGCCAAAGCATGATAGCACTAATAAACGAAGCGCTAGGGGAAGAAAAATTTATATATGTTACCCCATTTTTAAAAGAATGTGAGCGGATTAGAAAGAGCTGTACAGGGAAAAACTTTAGAGAACCAAACGTAAAAGCAGGCAAGGGTAGCAAACAAAGGCACTGGCAAGAACTAATCATAAATAATAACAATATTGTCTGCACACATTCGCTTTTTTCGCTGATTACACGAGAAACCATTGACTTATTAAAAGAGCGCCAATACACGTTAATTTTAGATGAAGTTCTGGACGTTGTCGAAAAATACGATATTTTGGACGGTGAAGACCTTACAAACGATGAAAAAAGACTCTATAGCGACCTTGATATTAAAAGTTTTATAAACGCCGGACAGATAAGCATTGCAGAAAATGGTATGCTAGAAATTCCGGGAGATTGTACATTTTTTATCAGATACAGAACTTTTGAAGATGATATAAAAAAACAGTGCCTTTATTTAAATTTAAAAAAAGAAAATAACAGTCCCGTTAAGGTATTTCCACCCATTATTTTTAATGGGGATTTATTTAAGGATATTTACATCCTTACCTATCAGTTTAAATACCAAAAGCTATTTTACTACTTCCAATTTTTTAATATTGAGTATGAGCAGTATTACGCCACCAAAGACACAAATGGTAATTTTATCGTTCATCCCGCCACCGATGAAAACGGAGAGGGCTTAAATGACGATTTCATGAGCCAGGATAGAGAATGGCGGGAATCTATTAGGCATTATATACACGTCCACCAGGACAGCGGCAAAGTAAAATATAACAAGTTAGGCAATGACTATTATGCTTTAAGCGCCAACTGGTATAAAGAGAATCTAGACAAAAAAGCTTTGTAGAACTCTCCTTAAATTTAAATTCTTTTTTTAGGAAAACCCCCGCCAAGAAACGAATGTAGACATGTTTTAAAGCCTACCAACAAAAACCAAACAAGTTTAAAAAAACTTTAAAAGACCAGGGAAAATCTGATAATAATATTAATTTGGGCAAGGACTGTGACAACTTTGTATCGGTTAATGCTAAAGCAACCAACGAATATGACCACAAAACGCACCTCGCTTATCTCGTCAACCGCTTCTATGACCCTATTATTACTAATTTTTTTAATCTTAAAGGTATCTCTTTAAAAAAAGAGAATATAGAACATTTGGCGCTATCAGACCTTATACAGTGGGTCTGGCGTTCTGCTATCAGAAAGTCTGAACCTGAAGATATTTATCTTTATATTCCTTCATTACGCATGCGCCAATTATTCTGTGACTGGCTCTATTGTGAAGCGTTTAGTGATAATTGATGTTTTTTGAAATTTTTTGACAATATTTTTATATGTAGAACGTTTTTTTAAAAACTCTACATTATTGTAAATTTACATTCATAAAATGGCTTATTTAGGTCGTTTCAACTTATTGCCTGTAAAGAAAGACTATAAAAACTCTACATAAGTACCATGATTTAATGGTAATAGAACATTTGAACCATAGCTTCATATCCCTTATTTAGGCCATTTAATGGCCTTTTTTTATTTTTAATATATAATATTATTTTTATTTATACACCAACTACCAATATGAATACTCTTTTAAAAATTATAAAGATATATTGAGATTAATTGTATTTTTAGGATTATATAATATCTAAAAAACAGATAAACATCTTATAATTATATATCTATTTAAAGTAAATTATATAAAGTTATTAAATTCTGTCATGTTATGTTGCCATTATAAAAAAATATAACTAAATTTAAAATTAAATCCTCAGCTAACGACTGGCGCACCTTTTCAAATTTCAACTTACTTTATTTTTGATATTGGCGTTATGCACTTCTATTCCAGCGCCAACAACGAGATTTATTATTAAATTTACACAGAAAAAACTAGGATTTTATTTCTATAGAAAGTATACTATAATTTAAGATTATGGCGCTTGTGTATTCTGATGTTCATAACAACATAGTGGTGCGATGTTAAAGGGCGATGAACCAAAGAGGTTAAGTGCAAAGCGTTTGTTTGAGACAAATTAAAGACGCTTTTCGCATAGCGGAAAGTGGATTTAATTTAAGAGGCGAAAACAATAAGCGCCAACAACCAAAATTTTCCATTTGGTTCATTAACCTTTAACCTTGTAGCACCTTAGCCATAAATCTCCGTATCCTTTCCCCAACTAAAACCGCATAAATGCAATTCTCCGATTTAGTGCCCCAAGGTATAATTATGGCACTTTTACACAAATAATCTGAGAATGGCTGTTTGTATATAGTTCAGAATGGTCACTCTTAAATATATATATAAGAGAGAAGCGTTTTAACGCAAGTAAATGAGGGTTTTACAGTGTAATTGTGTAAAAAAATTCGTTTTTTATACAAAAATTTTCTTTTTAGTCTTATATTTAAAATTTCTTTTTACCTACGATT
This portion of the Eubacterium sp. 1001713B170207_170306_E7 genome encodes:
- a CDS encoding recombinase family protein, with protein sequence MIYGYARVSTKGQAKDGNSLESQERQLKDNGAQVIYKDSFTGTKKERPELSKLLAEIKKGDTLIVTKLDRIARSMSQGSELVNSLISKGIKVNILNIGTMDNTPTSNLIRNIFFAFAEFERDMIVERTQEGKAIAKNNPDFKEGRPKKYSKQQLEHALSLLKNNSYSQVEKMTGISKSTLIRAKKSCYFSPF
- a CDS encoding DEAD/DEAH box helicase family protein, coding for MINIIDSHCGSGKSQSMIALINEALGEEKFIYVTPFLKECERIRKSCTGKNFREPNVKAGKGSKQRHWQELIINNNNIVCTHSLFSLITRETIDLLKERQYTLILDEVLDVVEKYDILDGEDLTNDEKRLYSDLDIKSFINAGQISIAENGMLEIPGDCTFFIRYRTFEDDIKKQCLYLNLKKENNSPVKVFPPIIFNGDLFKDIYILTYQFKYQKLFYYFQFFNIEYEQYYATKDTNGNFIVHPATDENGEGLNDDFMSQDREWRESIRHYIHVHQDSGKVKYNKLGNDYYALSANWYKENLDKKAL